The sequence below is a genomic window from Desulfobulbus oligotrophicus.
ACACCAGGGTCTGGGCGAGGTTGCTCAACTCTACACCCGCATGGCCCAGGCCACGGCCAACCTCAATGTCAGCCAGAAGGATCTGGCCGAGGTGACCCGCACCGTGGCCCTGGCCACCGCCTTGTCGGGCTCGTCGGCCCAGGAAGCAGCCGCCGGCCTGCTCCAGTTCTCCCAGGCCATGGGGGCAAACAGGCTCCAGGGCGATGAGCTGCGCTCGGTCCTGGAAAACATGCCGATATTGACCAAGGTGTTTGTCGACGCGGCCGGTGGCTCCATTGCCAGGCTCAGGGAGATGGCCACGGCCGGAGAGCTGACCACCGAGTGGATGATCAATGCCATCAAGGCGGGCAGGGACACCATCGAGGCCCAGGCCAAGGCCATGCCCGTGACCGTGGGCGCGGCCATGGCCGACCTGCGCAACGAGGCATCGATATATATCGCGTCGGTGAATCAATCGACAGGAGCGACCGACAAGCTGGCGGCAGCGATCAAGTGGTTGGGCACACATCTCGATACGGTTGCCCAGGGCGGGTTCCTGGCGCTTTCGGCCGCGCTCTCTTACCTGGTCGGCCGCGGCTTGTCGGCGGCAACTGCCGCTATCAGCGGGTTTATCGGCAAGCTCGCCGTCACGCCTGTGGTTGCATCGGCGGCCACCGCTGCGGTCTCGGCCAACGCGCGGGCCTTGACGAGTTACGGAGCAGCCGCATCGATAGCCACCGCGCAAACAGCGGCCAATACCGCTGCCCAGACTGCCGCGACCGCCGCCCAGACTGCCGCCGGAACGGTGATGTCCCGTCTGCCGGGGGCATTGCTCGGCCTCGTTAACCCGATCACCGCCGTCACCACCGTCCTTGGACTCGGCGCCGCCGCCTGGTTGACGTGGGGCCGGTCGGCGGATAACGAGCTGGCCAAGGCAAAAGGTAGGGTGGCCGAGCTGCAACGCACGAATCAGATGCTCAAGGAACTCTCGGACCCCAGCCTGCGGTTGCAGGCAACGTCCAGGAACATTACCGCCGCCCGGGCAGAAGTGGCCAAGCTGGAAAAGGACCTTGCCGATGCGGTGGCCGAACCATCCGGGATTCCTTTTGATAACACCATCGGGCGGACCGCCAGGCAGCTCGAAGAGGCCCGCAAAGATCTCAAAGACAATGAGCAGGAACACGCCGAGATCCAGGAGAATATCCGGCTCACGACCGAGCAGCGCGGTGCCAAGCAAATCGCGGTGGAGATGTCGGTCACCGACGAGATCAGGAAACAAAACGAAGAGCGCCGCAAGTTAACGGCAAGCAAGCTCGAGAACGACCTGGCCGAGATCGAGAAGAAGCGGCAGGCTGAACTGAAGTCCATCGAATCGCGCTTCCAGGGCGAGGATGGGGTGCGGGTGCGGCAGGCCGTCAATGCCCGTTTCGACGCCGAGGCCGCCAAGGCCAGGGAAGGAGCCGCCGAGAAATCGGCCAAGAAAGGAGATGCGGCGGCGCGCAAGGCCGAGGCCGAGGCCAAGCGCCGGGAAAGGGAACTGCTCAAGGAGCAAAAGATTCAGAGCAAGATCGATGCAGAAACCTTGCGGGCCGAGAGCGAAAAAAGAATTTTGGCGCTGGAAGGTGAAAAGCTCGGGGCTGAACGGCTTGGCTCGGAACTTGAACGGGCTGAGGCGTTGCTGGAGATCAACCGGAAGATCGCGGCGGAACGCATTGCCCTGAAAGAGCAGGAAGCCCGGCTCATCGCCGACGATCCCAACAAGACGCAGGCCGACCTGCTGCGGGCACAATCGGAGATCACCAGAGAAAGGATATCCGCCTTACAGCAGGAACACACCGATCTGGCCTCAGTGGCGAGCGCCGGATTGGCGGACATCGAACAGGCCTGGCGACGCGGGACCGGGTCGGTCGAGGCGTACCGGCAGGCGGTGCAGGAAGCCCTGGCAGCCGGCGTCATCCTGGAGGAAGAGGCCAGGGATCGTATGATCGCCTCGGGCGACGACATGGGCGCGGCGCTCAGCCTGGGCATGCAGCGGGCGCGGGAGCGGATGCAGACCGACGCCGAGATGATGATCCAGATCGGCACCGAACTGGGAGACCGCATTTCGGACGGGCTGGTCTCGGCCTGGGACAGTTGGATCCAGGGAACCGCATCCGCCAAAGAGGCGCTGATCGACTTTGCCCGCTCGACCATCTCCTGGCTCTCCCAGGTGATCTTGAAGCAGATGCTGATGAACGCCCTGATGGGTGCGCCCGGCACCACCGGCGGCGGCCTGCTCGGCATGCTGGGCATGGCCACGGGCGGAACTGTCCAGGCCCTGGCTTCCGGCGGATCGGTGCGCGGCTGGAGTCCGTCCCGGACCGCCGATAACATCACGATCCGGGCCACTGCCGGCGAGTTCATGCAACCGGTGCGGGCGGTGGACTATTACGGCCTCAACTTCATGGAGCGCATCCGGCGGCTGGAGCTGCCGCGCGACATCGCCCATGCCCTGGCCGGTGGAACCGTGCCCTCCGTTCCTTCCGGATACCGGCTCGCCCAGGGCGGCATGCCCGAGGCAGGACCCCAGACCACGGTCAAGGCAGGCGACACCAAACTGCGGGTGATCAATGTGCTCGATAAGAACATGGTGGGCGATTTTCTGCGCACCGCCGACGGCGAGACCGCCATCATCAACATGATCCGGCGCAACGGCGCCACCATTCGCACGTTAATAGGGGGTTAAATGGCCTATACCAGCGGCACGGCATCACATTACAAGGAGTTGCTCTCCATCCTCGCCACCTTCGCGGCGGCCAACGGCTGGACCATCCTGGAACAGAGCGAGACCAGAATTTATTTACGTGGCGAGGGGTTGAGCGGGCTGGATGAGATCTATGTCGGCGCCGAAGCTTACGAAAACACCATTGCCGGGTATTACAACTGGCGGGTGGCCGGAGCATGGGGATGGCGGGCTGGTCGCGCCGTTGACGCTCATCCGATGAGCAGCGCCCTGCGCTATCTCTATCTGTGGAACACCGCCATCCCGTATTGGATGTTCGGCCATGCCGGGCGTCTGATCGTGGTGGTCAAGGTGAGCCATGTTTATCAGATGCTGTACCTGGGCTTTGGCCTGCCTCCGGCCACCAGTAATCAATACCCGTATCCGCTCATTATCGGGGGTTGCGGTACTTCAGGAACGGCTCTCTACAGTGCCACCGGCAACAACAATACCATGTTTTGGGCCAACAACGCACCAACAGGGCTCATTTGCCGCCCCGGTGGCGACTGGGACCAGATTGGCCCGGCCAACTGCCCGCCTCTTAATGTGGGCTGGCGGTTTGTATCATCTGTACAACCCGCTGTAGACGGGTCCTATCTGCTGGAGGAAATC
It includes:
- a CDS encoding tape measure protein, with the translated sequence MRRAAIAAFSIKAIRGYAAGFVQTADAMRAMDQRLLLTARNTNDYAAAQKTVVEIARDAHQGLGEVAQLYTRMAQATANLNVSQKDLAEVTRTVALATALSGSSAQEAAAGLLQFSQAMGANRLQGDELRSVLENMPILTKVFVDAAGGSIARLREMATAGELTTEWMINAIKAGRDTIEAQAKAMPVTVGAAMADLRNEASIYIASVNQSTGATDKLAAAIKWLGTHLDTVAQGGFLALSAALSYLVGRGLSAATAAISGFIGKLAVTPVVASAATAAVSANARALTSYGAAASIATAQTAANTAAQTAATAAQTAAGTVMSRLPGALLGLVNPITAVTTVLGLGAAAWLTWGRSADNELAKAKGRVAELQRTNQMLKELSDPSLRLQATSRNITAARAEVAKLEKDLADAVAEPSGIPFDNTIGRTARQLEEARKDLKDNEQEHAEIQENIRLTTEQRGAKQIAVEMSVTDEIRKQNEERRKLTASKLENDLAEIEKKRQAELKSIESRFQGEDGVRVRQAVNARFDAEAAKAREGAAEKSAKKGDAAARKAEAEAKRRERELLKEQKIQSKIDAETLRAESEKRILALEGEKLGAERLGSELERAEALLEINRKIAAERIALKEQEARLIADDPNKTQADLLRAQSEITRERISALQQEHTDLASVASAGLADIEQAWRRGTGSVEAYRQAVQEALAAGVILEEEARDRMIASGDDMGAALSLGMQRARERMQTDAEMMIQIGTELGDRISDGLVSAWDSWIQGTASAKEALIDFARSTISWLSQVILKQMLMNALMGAPGTTGGGLLGMLGMATGGTVQALASGGSVRGWSPSRTADNITIRATAGEFMQPVRAVDYYGLNFMERIRRLELPRDIAHALAGGTVPSVPSGYRLAQGGMPEAGPQTTVKAGDTKLRVINVLDKNMVGDFLRTADGETAIINMIRRNGATIRTLIGG